The window ACAACTATTTGTGTCGACCCACGAATTTAGCAAAATGCGTAAACATGGACCATGAAGCGAATCGTTAAATCTGTAAAAAACGTCTAGTTTTTTGAAAAACTAAAAGACCCGTTCTTTCGAACGGGTCTTCTAAGCTGCTTCACTTGGACTCGAACCAAGGACAACGCGATTAACAGTCGCGGGCTCTACCAACTGAGCTATGAAGCAATCAGATCAGCGAGTTTCCTCATTGACGAAGCCAAATATAGATAGTTTCCTTAAGTTGTCAAGGGGTTATGACTAATTTTTGTTGAAATGTGTATGGAAATCTGGTCCAAAAGGGGGCTTAACCTAATTTTCAGAGAGGTTGAGTCGTTGCGAAATAGATTCAACCTGTTTTTGTTGAAAATGGGACGCCCCTAAAATAGACTCAATCTATTTGTTTATGCAAATTTTAAAGATATAAAAACTATTATTCTTTAGAATAATCATATTTCTAAAGTTTTCTTGGATATTTATATATTAGTGCTAGATTATGTATCATAATTGTAGTGTTTGAACAGTTATGGGAGTAATGAATTATGGATATTAATTTTTTCTCTGCCTGGTTGAATGATTTGCTTGACCCGAAGTCCTTCAAGGATTATTGCGTTAATGGTCTTTGTGTCGAAGCGAATACTCGGGTGACTCGAGTGGTTACTGGGGTGAGTTTCCGGGACTGTCTGATTGATGCCGCAATTGAAGACGGCGCTGATTGCATTATCGTACATCATCCCAATGGATTTTGGAAAAATGAAGACCGTGTGCCAGTAGGCCGTTTTGGCGCTCGCATGCGCAAGCTTTTTAATAATGGCATAAATCTCTATGGTTACCACTTGCCTTTGGATGGCCATATGGAAGTGGGAAATAATGTTCAAATTGCCAAGGCGATGGGGCTTAGCAACGTTTCGGGATTCTTGCAGGAAGGTGAAAAGACCATTGGCGTAGTTGGCGAGTGGGAAACTGCTGCGACTCAGACGGAATTTATGGAAAGCGTAGCCAATGCGTTCCCTTATGGATTGCAGAATGCCTTGATGTATGGTTCTGATACCATTAAAAGGGTGGCTATTTGCAGCGGCTCGGGCTCAAGCGCCATTGAAGAGGCTATGAAGTTGGACTGCGATGTCCTGGTAACAGGGGAAATTAAGGAACATGTTCCGATTGACTGTGAGGAATTGGGATTTAATTTGGTCAATTGTGGTCATCATCGAACAGAGGTCTTTGGCGTTCGTGCCTTGGCCGAAAAAATCCAGGAAGAATTGAATATTCCTGCAAAATTTGTTGATTTTGACAATCCGGTTTAACACTTGATTATCATTTTTTGAAAAAATACTTTGTAAATTACACATTTCGCCCATTGGGGGCGAAATGAATTGTCTTGTTTTTCCCTATTGCGATTTTATATATGTAACTTGTTGATTCTCATGGAGTTAACGGTTTTACAAATCTTTTTTATGTAGAGAAATCTGACAAAAAATCCAGCTTTTTGTGTAAAAATTGTTCCCTCCATGTCTCATGTTGTGTGAATTTTTACGTTCGCTTGGTCATATTTTTTACTATCTTACCCGCCGTGAATTTTGTTAAGACCACCATACACTTCCAGAAGTCATCGAAATCGATGACCCTGCATGTGCCTGCCGTCCTGTTCAAGGCATGGCCGGTGCTGCGTGTTTTTGTGGTTATTGGCGCCATCCTTTTTGCTGTGCAGATGGTGACTACCACCATTTACGAAGGTGTGTTGAACCACCAGCTGGATGAACGTCACCGCCTGGATAGCGAAATGTCCCAGATCCAGGGGACTCTGGATTATCTGGCTGGCACCACGTCTGACTTCCTCCGTGACGAAAATCGCCTTTATGCTCGATTCAGCCTGCCCACTCAGGATGAATCTTCCCGTGAAATGGGTACCGGTGGCGCCATTGGCGAGGATTCCCTGTTGCTGCGCACCACGTCTCCTGTTGTAGAACGAATGGCTCTGCTGGGCGAAACGGCCAAGCGTTTGCAGTCCAAGCTCCACAATAACGACGCTTCTTTCCACAACTTGGGCAAATATATGGACCAGAAACTTTCCATGTGGCGTTTCGTTCCGTCTATTTCTCCTACCCAGGGGCGTTTCGCTTCTTCTTTTGGTCCCCGTATTCACCCTGTCACGGGTGAAGTGGGCAAGATGCATCAGGGTGTCGATATTTCTAATGAACGCTGGACTCCGATTTTCGCCCCCGCCGACGGTGTGGTGGACGTTGCTCAGCTTAGTTCTTCTTTTGGTTACTTCGTGGCTATTGACCACGGGAATGGAATCAAGACTCGTCTGGGCCATATGCAGATGTATATTGTTCATCCGGGTCAGTTCGTTCATCGTTACCAAGTTATTGGATACATGGGAAATACAGGTCGATCTGTCGGACCCCATCTTCACTACGAAGTGTGGGTGAACAATTCTCCTGTAAATCCGCTTGCCTATATGTTGCCCAACGATCATTCTGTAGATTGATTTCTACCGATCGTAGGCAAACCGCCCGAGAAAATGGCGCCGGCTCGAACTGGCTAAAGGCGGCTCACCCCAAGGGGTGATTTCTTGAAAAATCTAGGATTCGGGGCTGCAGTTCTTGCAGTTCTCTGCTTTTTATGTTTTGGCTTGGGTTCCGCTCTTGCCTGCCCTCGTTTTGTGGAATTCTTTTCTGATCCCAAGGATGTTCCTGATCAGGAAGGAGAATTCGTCGAGATTCGTCTGGATGATTGTGGGGCGGAAAGCCTATGGGTGCAGATGGATGAAAAACCGGCTTTATCTTTTGCCTTGCCCAGAGGTAATTCCTGGGAGTCCGGTTCGACCTTCAAACGATTCGTCCTGGTTCATGATAGCCTGTATTGCCCTAAGGGGAATGGGGTGGCGTGTGGCTTATTGGGAAAGTTAAGTCTTCCGAATTCCAGGAGGTCTACGTGGCGTCTTTGGGCGGGTTCGTGTGTGGATTCCGTTGAAATTCCAGAGCCTAAGGCGGGAATGGCGTTACAGCGGGTGAAAGATTCTGACCGTTGGATTTTTGCGGAACCGACCATAGGGTGCGCTAACCCGCAATATGAAGTCGGAGTGGCTGACTGCGGCCTCGCTCCTGTTTTGCGGGACCATGACAAGTATACGGTTTTCTTGACGGGGTGTGATTCTGCCTGGCTACGGTTGGAGCGCATCCCCCTGGATGGAAGTGCAAGTGTGATTGACTCCTTGTGGGTGGTTGGGAATTTTAGCTGGGAATCTTCCCGGGATTTTTGGATTCGCGGGAATCTACCGCCCGATGAAGCTCCCTATAACGATTCGCTAGACACCTTGCTATTTGCGCCAGGTGGGGGGCCGCTGGTGGTTTCGGAGGTGCATCATTGCCCCCGGGAGCCTGAACCGGAATGGGTGGAAGTGTACAATCGTAGTGCGGTAGCCGTCCCTCTCGAAAAATTTCGCTTTTGTGGCCGAGGTGGAAGCTGGGGTGCCGGGTTTATAGACCCTTATGAGACCATCGTGCTGACCAAGGATACCGCACAACTCAGGGAATATCTTGGCTATAGGGATGTGGGGCTGGTTCAGGTTGCGCTTGGTTATCTGAATAATTCGTCGGGATGCATTTCCATTTGCAGCGGGGAGGCTGTGGTGGATAGCGTTTGCTGGGATCGGCATATGGTGTCATGTCCGTCAGGCTTTAATCCCTTGACTATGGAATCGGAGAATACCCCAGGTTTTGTGCGGTCTAATGGGACGAACGAAAAAATCCAGTCTCCTTTTACATACAAGCTTTCTTCTAGGGTGGTTCGCCTAGGAGGTAATTCGTTAAGAGTTTATGTTGAAAGCGAATTTCAGGTATCTCTCCGTCTGCTGGATTCTGCTGGGCGGGAGCGTTGGAAGGCCGATGTGCCCCCTGGATTTAATGCCTGGCGTAAAGTGTCTCTTGATGGAATGGGCTTGGGGGTTGCTTACGTGTCTATCTCGACGGGCAAGTTTGAAAATGTTGTGGGAATTCTGATTCGTCCGTAGGGCTTCGTATGAATAAAATTGCGTTTTTGCTTCTGCTGGTTGGGTTCGCCTTTGGTAATGATATTTCCTGGCTTCTTTCTGATTATTCCTCGTCGCCGGCTCGTTTTGCGAATCCTGGATTCAGTATGGATTTTTACCGTTTGCCGGAAACGGATCAGTTGGCATCTTCTGTTTCTGGGGAATGGGGCGACTCCAGGTATCGAGGGGCTTTTATTGGTTCTTATGAATCAATGGATTCGTTATACAGAAAAATTTATACAGAATGGGGCATGTCTGTGAATGGCGATTGGCTTGCTGTTGGGGGCGCCTATGGACTTTCAATGGAGTGGACTCCCGGTGATGAATTGTGGACGTCCCATCGTTATAAGGCGGGCGCATCTATTGTGTATGGACGATTAATTTTGTGGACGTACCTGTGGAATTTTTTTCATGAACCATTAAAAAATATGCAGTACCTTTCTGGCGTTACCATAAAACCTGGCGATAGCCTAGATGCTTTTTTTCAATGGGATGGCCGTTCTGCTTATATGGGTTCTTCTCTAAATTTTAGGTTTGTCTCTTTGTCTACTTTTTACCGGTTTCCCGGTTTTTGTGTGGGGCTAGGCGTGAATTTTCATTTTGATTTGTGGAATGTTGGTGGTTCTATTGGAAAATCTGATCATTCTCTGGACTGGTTTGGTCTAAGTGTTAAAAAGAAAATTGGAAAAAAGACTATCTTGTAGATTGTAATTTGGACTGAATTTATGTTTATCTCGCTGAATATCATTGCGGCTTCACTTTTTGCCTTTTTCCTGGTTGGGGTGGCGTTGGTCATTTCGATCTTGCTGATTAGGGATTCCCGCGAAAAGCAGAAGGCCTATTCCAATTTTTCGGAATACCTGGGTGAATTTCAGGTGGTGCTTTCTATGGATGGCAACCTGATTGATGCCACGCCGCGATTCATTGCGGATCCTCTTTTTGAACGTATTTGCCAGGAACAGAACTTCAAGAAGATTCTTTCGGCTCAGGAATATGCACGTCTGAAGGATTATACCAAGGGGTTGGCCTCCTATCCGGATATTCCCTTTATCTTTAGTTACGATAGTGAATTAGGCTTGCGCTGGTACGAGTTGCGTGCTTTTATCCAGAAGAAGACGGGCGAAGATAACACCGTTCTTCTGATCAAGAATGTGACCTTGGATGTGGAGTCCAGAAACCAGCGCGATGAACTGAAGCAGAATATCGATATGCTTCTGCAGAATACGGGGGACTTCCTGTGGTCTCTTGATGTGGATTCCCGTCGCTTCACCTTGCTTACGCCTCTTATCGATGAAGAAGGTCGTGTGGTTCCCCGCTCCGTGGGTGTTCAGAACCTTAAAAACATGATGCCGGCGAAAGACTGCGAAATTTTTGAAAAGATGCTGAATTCCCGAATTGTGGATTTTAGGGCGTCGGGTCATGATAGCGAGGATCGTCGAGGTATTTGCCTTCGTTTGCTGAGGTCTGACGGGGCTACGGACTGGTACTCCTTTAATGGCCGTTTGACCATGGAAGAAGGTTCCAATATGGTGTTTAAGGGGGCTGCCCGCCGCATGGAACTGCTGCAGGATAATCCTGTGCTGGAGGATGGCGTCGATAGTAGCGATTTGCTGGCTTCTGCCTTGAGACTCCCGGATATTCGTGTGGTCTGGGTTGACAGAGATTATAAGATTGCCGGGTGCAATCAGGCTTTTTCCCTGGCCTTTGGAAGGGAATCTCCCAAACAGGTCGAAGGGGTTCGTTTGCTGGAAGTGGTGCGCCCGAAGTACTTCTCGCTTTTCCATAGATATTTGTCTGAGGTTTTTGAACGAGGACGCGCTGTTGCCTGGAAAGGTGTTTTTGGGGCTTCAGATTCTTTGCTTTGGATGAATGCCGTTCCGATTAAAAATCTAGACGGTGAAACGCACAAGATTTTGATGGTGTATATGCTGCTTGGCGTAAATGATTTTATT of the Fibrobacter sp. UWH6 genome contains:
- a CDS encoding M23 family metallopeptidase, which encodes MNFVKTTIHFQKSSKSMTLHVPAVLFKAWPVLRVFVVIGAILFAVQMVTTTIYEGVLNHQLDERHRLDSEMSQIQGTLDYLAGTTSDFLRDENRLYARFSLPTQDESSREMGTGGAIGEDSLLLRTTSPVVERMALLGETAKRLQSKLHNNDASFHNLGKYMDQKLSMWRFVPSISPTQGRFASSFGPRIHPVTGEVGKMHQGVDISNERWTPIFAPADGVVDVAQLSSSFGYFVAIDHGNGIKTRLGHMQMYIVHPGQFVHRYQVIGYMGNTGRSVGPHLHYEVWVNNSPVNPLAYMLPNDHSVD
- a CDS encoding Nif3-like dinuclear metal center hexameric protein, which produces MDINFFSAWLNDLLDPKSFKDYCVNGLCVEANTRVTRVVTGVSFRDCLIDAAIEDGADCIIVHHPNGFWKNEDRVPVGRFGARMRKLFNNGINLYGYHLPLDGHMEVGNNVQIAKAMGLSNVSGFLQEGEKTIGVVGEWETAATQTEFMESVANAFPYGLQNALMYGSDTIKRVAICSGSGSSAIEEAMKLDCDVLVTGEIKEHVPIDCEELGFNLVNCGHHRTEVFGVRALAEKIQEELNIPAKFVDFDNPV
- a CDS encoding PAS domain-containing protein, with protein sequence MFISLNIIAASLFAFFLVGVALVISILLIRDSREKQKAYSNFSEYLGEFQVVLSMDGNLIDATPRFIADPLFERICQEQNFKKILSAQEYARLKDYTKGLASYPDIPFIFSYDSELGLRWYELRAFIQKKTGEDNTVLLIKNVTLDVESRNQRDELKQNIDMLLQNTGDFLWSLDVDSRRFTLLTPLIDEEGRVVPRSVGVQNLKNMMPAKDCEIFEKMLNSRIVDFRASGHDSEDRRGICLRLLRSDGATDWYSFNGRLTMEEGSNMVFKGAARRMELLQDNPVLEDGVDSSDLLASALRLPDIRVVWVDRDYKIAGCNQAFSLAFGRESPKQVEGVRLLEVVRPKYFSLFHRYLSEVFERGRAVAWKGVFGASDSLLWMNAVPIKNLDGETHKILMVYMLLGVNDFIEKK